The Bemisia tabaci chromosome 5, PGI_BMITA_v3 genome includes a window with the following:
- the LOC109037453 gene encoding uncharacterized protein isoform X3, whose translation MRRSHRKERSPGSVEDEMESEGDLSDSGGTQTSSHQDLRSSIRSSLKNIKTPIAFAFSAVSSSLPNPGLQLLDHRVIGLPLSPDDAQKIISLASPSPFGKKEETLVDESVRRCWELQPSQFSLKNPEWGEAMSIMLDSVKTGLGILKGTGKISAELNKLLLYEPGAFFKAHTDSEKGPGMFATLVVCLPSPHEGGKLVLTHDNEKYEFETALSSNFSTSYAAWYADICHEVLPVTSGYRLMLTYNLIWTADSIVPSHNIARRHVQQLSTLLQQYNSQLESEENELPPILLHKLYHKYTEANLQFNLLKPRDLVQVQILSELSAKVGFIIYFATLELTVEKDEECTDYEEKSQQLENIVDLDGKLVVKDFDYPEGAFLDPKPQDGRKADEVHRQGWTGNEGCPVTYWYRDTVVVLVPPAKQLEFTFHFSSKGKVIEPLFSKLIKTFSEDAAQKPKLEKLCELALKQKLTWLDCPYYSTSQSHSDFEKFLENTPLFFKQAATTALNFGYFELFDIASKRTNDKIMLMPDIPQKLGCWVASKGFTTMKDRLMKGINVAPSISEKVKFLESVMIGFEANLQDSSSTESFDLKQWSDTALFSAISQLSTLSKADGVSLGKLHRTTDWCLFRSSSMPIIERTETVVKIAFTNEFMSTFQHDLNQEQRSFIEPIICSIWRNFAFDSSQSKSVSNNAHIKDMVKGNDLLHILENTITVLPPEYLETAVIPALLNAIPSSSKECAREVFIEVVRMIIKNELAGFKLPTAASVPPALHKVFVQALLVKFLIENVGLEPKAPKDWSLPAGSCNCSDCTKVNNFLRNPVQQSLDFPCGKQRRLHLHQQFTNVSKATYDVVTVRQRNPNVWRITKHRRGYETSKSNWLKNTETAVETFAKLKNDESVNGKLEMYLQPYYSIIMKASVKELPDLKHLVSTQETSKNVCLAHNSEISQADFKGLKRGMDEVDPQNHGTAKRTREFDGTEV comes from the coding sequence ATGCGACGGTCACATAGAAAGGAGAGAAGTCCTGGATCTGTTGAAGATGAAATGGAGTCTGAAGGAGATTTGTCAGATTCAGGAGGTACTCAGACTAGTTCTCATCAAGATTTGCGATCCTCAATTCGGTcaagtttgaaaaatataaaaactccGATTGCTTTTGCATTCAGTGCAGTCAGCTCATCCTTGCCAAACCCTGGCCTCCAACTTTTGGACCATAGAGTCATTGGTCTACCACTCTCCCCCGATGATGcccagaaaataatttcgtTAGCCAGTCCATctccttttggaaaaaaagaagaaactttAGTTGATGAGTCAGTTCGGAGATGTTGGGAGCTACAGCCATctcagttttccttaaaaaatccaGAATGGGGTGAAGCCATGTCTATAATGCTAGACTCGGTCAAGACAGGCCTTGGTATCTTAAAGGGAACAGGGAAGATCTCCGCAGAACTAAACAAGCTTCTTTTGTATGAGCCAGGAGCTTTCTTTAAGGCCCACACAGATAGCGAGAAAGGGCCAGGTATGTTTGCCACCCTCGTGGTATGCTTGCCCTCGCCTCATGAAGGAGGGAAGCTCGTTTTAACCCATGACAATGAAAAGTATGAGTTTGAGACGGCATTATCCTCTAATTTCAGTACATCTTATGCTGCATGGTATGCAGACATTTGTCATGAAGTATTACCGGTAACGTCTGGGTATCGCCTTATGCTGACTTATAATCTTATTTGGACTGCTGACTCCATTGTGCCCTCACATAATATTGCCCGCAGGCATGTCCAGCAACTTTCCACTTTACTTCAACAATATAATTCACAACTTGAGAGTGAAGAAAATGAATTGCCTCCAATTTTATTACATAAATTGTATCACAAATACACAGAAGCTAATCTACAGTTTAATCTCTTGAAGCCAAGAGATTTGGTCCAAGTCCAAATACTCTCAGAGCTATCTGCTAAAGTTGGATTTATTATCTACTTCGCAACTTTGGAGTTAACAGTCGAAAAAGACGAAGAATGTACTGATTATGAAGAGAAATCTCAACAGTTGGAAAACATTGTAGATCTTGACGGCAAACTTGTTGTCAAGGATTTTGATTACCCAGAAGGTGCTTTTCTTGATCCAAAGCCACAAGATGGAAGAAAAGCAGATGAAGTACATCGTCAAGGTTGGACTGGAAATGAAGGTTGCCCAGTTACATATTGGTACAGAGACACTGTTGTTGTACTTGTACCTCCTGCAAAACAGCTGGAATTTACTTTCCATTTCAGTTCTAAGGGGAAAGTTATTGAGCCACTGTTTTCCAAGCTCATAAAAACATTTTCTGAGGATGCAGCTCAAAAACCGAAATTGGAAAAACTTTGTGAGCTAGCTTTGAAACAAAAGTTAACTTGGCTTGATTGTCCGTACTATTCAACATCACAGAGccattcagattttgaaaaatttttagagaatactCCTCTTTTCTTCAAACAAGCCGCAACTACTGCTctaaattttggctattttgaactttttgacatAGCAAGTAAAAGGACAAATGACAAAATCATGCTCATGCCCgatattcctcaaaaattaggTTGTTGGGTTGCTTCCAAAGGCTTCACTACTATGAAGGATCGACTAATGAAAGGAATTAATGTTGCACCCTCCATTTctgaaaaagtcaaatttttagaatcgGTTATGATTGGTTTTGAGGCAAATTTGCAAGATTCAAGTTCCACAGAAAGCTTTGACCTAAAACAATGGTCAGACACTGCATTATTCTCAGCTATTTCTCAACTTAGTACACTTTCAAAAGCTGATGGAGTATCACTCGGGAAACTCCATAGAACTACGGACTGGTGTCTGTTCAGATCGAGCTCAATGCCAATCATAGAAAGAACTGAGACTGTGGTAAAAATAGCCTTCACAAATGAATTCATGTCAACTTTCCAGCATGACCTCAATCAGGAACAGAGATCATTCATTGAACCTATTATCTGCAGCATCTGGAGAAATTTTGCTTTTGACTCTTCGCAGTCCAAGTCAGTGTCGAACAATGCCCATATCAAAGATATGGTCAAAGGAAATGACTTGCttcacattttggaaaatactATCACAGTCTTACCTCCTGAATATCTTGAGACTGCAGTCATACCAGCTCTGCTAAATGCAATTCCCAGTTCCTCAAAAGAGTGTGCGCGTGAAGTGTTTATTGAGGTAGTGCGCATGATCATTAAAAACGAGCTAGCAGGCTTCAAACTACCAACTGCTGCTTCGGTTCCACCAGCCTTGCATAAAGTTTTTGTTCAAGctcttttggtaaaatttttgatcGAAAACGTTGGTTTAGAACCCAAAGCACCAAAGGATTGGTCCCTACCAGCCGGCTCATGTAATTGTTCTGACTGCACAAAGGTgaataattttttacgaaatcCTGTTCAGCAAAGTCTAGATTTTCCTTGTGGGAAGCAACGAAGACTTCATCTTCATCAGCAATTCACCAATGTTAGTAAAGCTACTTATGACGTGGTGACTGTTCGTCAGCGGAATCCTAATGTCTGGCGAATCACTAAACATCGCCGTGGTTACGAAACGTCAAAATCTAACTGGTTGAAGAACACGGAAACAGCTGTTGAAACGTTCGCCaagttgaaaaatgatgaatCTGTGAACGGTAAACTTGAAATGTATTTGCAACCGTACTACAGTATAATAATGAAAGCAAGTGTCAAAGAACTTCCAGACCTAAAGCACTTGGTCTCAACACAAGAGACAAGTAAAAATGTTTGTCTTGCTCACAATTCTGAAATTAGTCAGGCTGATTTCAAAGGTCTCAAAAGAGGTATGGATGAAGTTGACCCGCAAAATCATGGAACTGCCAAGCGCACCCGAGAATTTGATGGTACAGAAGTTTAG